A DNA window from Phragmites australis chromosome 11, lpPhrAust1.1, whole genome shotgun sequence contains the following coding sequences:
- the LOC133884038 gene encoding scarecrow-like protein 3 — protein MSIVPQGEVAWESGGGSFLYSQLMTTNYTSWVIRMQAMMKDQGVWEAVAPAVGEAVHEKKDKKARSHLFQALMEDLLIILSVSSTVCFTPLNMSSENNKDKEVSLPTPVVAVPLSMVPPANLPVPQQLGNNRSLYLKGIMQHCVAALAMGNIVAANIALQAMSTVASADGDSLQPVAFAFAEALARRVMQPLLGLSWALQLQVPRPPTPAHTDAAQQNFFKLCPLIRLAATAANLAILEAMEAECHVHVVDLGGANPNQWLHLLRLFAARSGGPPSMRLTVVNEQDEFLSRAAGLLTQEAVRLHVPFVFNPVRSHIDRFFAPSVAALRVEHNQALVITSTLQLHRLIADVVTIELPAKKGKKKKPEQTTTTLHQITKADALLRVLCDLSPKLMVLTEQEADHNCAVLWDRARNAFDYYAELFRDLEAGGATTTSGSLVLLREEIMDIVAGDGVSRRERHEKMVRWTLRMREAGFEPAQMSVNAFVQTLRLAQQLSSDGKLTMYGARKANGCFFLYSRAIPMFSVSAWRPARRTSE, from the exons ATGTCGATCGTACCTCAGGGCGAGGTGGCGTGGGAGAGCGGCGGTGGGTCGTTCCTGTACTCGCAGTTGATGACGACGAACTACACGAGCTGGGTGATTCGCATGCAGGCGATGATGAAAGATCAAGGTGTCTGGGAGGCAGTCGCGCCAGCGGTCGGTGAGGCCGTCCACGAGAAAAAGGACAAGAAGGCGAGATCACATCTCTTCCAAGCGCTCATGGAGGATCTCCTGAT CATTTTATCAGTGTCATCAACTGTTTGTTTCACCCCTTTGAACATGAGTTCGGAGAATAACAAGGACAAGGAGGTCTCTCTGCCGACGCCGGTGGTAGCTGTGCCTCTGTCAATGGTCCCGCCGGCAAACCTTCCCGTACCCCAGCAACTTGGTAACAACCGCAGCCTCTATCTCAAAGGTATCATGCAGCACTGCGTTGCGGCGTTGGCCATGGGCAACATCGTGGCGGCGAACATAGCGCTACAGGCAATGTCGACCGTCGCGTCCGCCGACGGCGACTCCTTGCAGCCCGTGGCCTTCGCATTCGCCGAGGCGCTCGCGCGTCGCGTGATGCAACCGCTGCTGGGCCTATCCTGGGCGCTCCAGCTCCAGGTCCCGCGGCCGCCCACGCCGGCGCACACTGACGCCGCGCAACAGAACTTCTTCAAGCTGTGCCCGCTCATCCGACTAGCAGCCACGGCGGCGAACCTCGCCATCCTCGAGGCCATGGAGGCCGAGTGCCACGTCCATGTCGTCGACCTCGGCGGCGCCAACCCAAACCAGTGGCTCCATCTGCTCCGCCTCTTCGCCGCGCGTTCTGGGGGCCCGCCCTCCATGCGCCTCACCGTCGTCAACGAGCAGGACGAATTCCTCTCCCGCGCCGCCGGGCTCCTCACGCAGGAGGCCGTGCGTCTGCACGTCCCCTTCGTGTTTAACCCGGTGCGATCACACATTGATCGGTTCTTTGCTCCCAGTGTTGCTGCCCTCCGTGTCGAGCACAACCAGGCCCTGGTGATCACGTCCACGCTGCAGCTCCACCGCTTGATCGCCGACGTGGTTACCATCGAGCTACCAGCcaagaaaggaaagaagaagaagccggaGCAGACTACCACTACCCTGCATCAGATAACAAAGGCAGATGCGCTCCTCCGCGTCCTTTGTGACCTGTCGCCGAAGCTGATGGTGCTGACGGAGCAGGAGGCCGACCACAACTGTGCCGTCCTCTGGGACCGCGCCCGGAACGCCTTCGACTACTACGCGGAGCTGTTCCGCGACCTGGAGGCTGGTGGAGCTACGACTACGAGTGGGTCGTTGGTGCTGCTCAGGGAGGAGATCATGGACATTGTCGCCGGTGATGGCGTGTCACGGCGGGAGCGCCATGAGAAGATGGTGCGCTGGACGCTGCGGATGAGAGAGGCTGGGTTCGAGCCCGCGCAGATGAGCGTCAACGCGTTCGTGCAGACGTTGAGGCTGGCACAACAGCTGTCGAGCGATGGCAAGCTGACGATGTATGGGGCACGGAAGGCCAACGGGTGCTTCTTCCTCTACTCGCGCGCGATCCCGATGTTCTCGGTGTCAGCatggcggccggcgaggaggaccAGCGAGTGA